A genomic segment from Gracilinanus agilis isolate LMUSP501 chromosome 1, AgileGrace, whole genome shotgun sequence encodes:
- the LOC123231229 gene encoding zinc finger protein 501-like, producing MYGRSFKNDSDLIKCPRIYAGKKPFKHTECGETLSQISPLNLHQKTHSEEKPYKCNECGKAFTKRANLTQHQKIHSGEKPYKCNECGKTFNKRANLTQHQKIHSGEKPYKCNECGKAFSIRSHLTQHQRIHSGEKPYKCNECGKAFTQKTHLTQHKHTHIGEKPFKCTECGKAFSLISQLNLHQRIHSEENPYKCNECGKAFTVRSRLAEHQRIHAGEKPYKCNECGKAFTKRANLTQHQHTHVGEKPFKCNECTKAFSYISQFNLHQRIHSGEKPYKCSECGKAFSKRANLNQHQKIHSGEKPFQCSECGKAFTIKSRLTQHYRIHSGEKPYKCNPLGNTFTIGSCLNEHQKIHTEDKLYEFGKAFPTRSHLT from the coding sequence ATGTATGGAAGGAGCTTCAAAAATGATTCAGACCTAATTAAATGCCCAAGAATCTATGCAGGAAAGAAACCGTTTAAGCATACTGAATGTGGGGAAACCTTAAGCCAGATTTCACCACTTAATCTTCATCAGAAAACTCATTCTGAAGAAAAGCCCTAtaagtgtaatgaatgtgggaaggcctttacCAAGCGAGCAAATCTTACTCAACATCAAAAAATTCATTCTGGAGAAAAaccctataaatgtaatgaatgtgggaaaaccttTAATAAACGAGCAAACCTCACAcaacatcagaaaattcattctggagagaaaccctataaatgtaatgaatgtgggaaagccttctcCATCAGATCACATCTtactcaacatcagagaattcattctggagagaaaccctataagtgtaatgaatgtgggaaagcctttactCAGAAGACACACCTTACTCAACATAAGCATACTCATATTGGAGAAAAGCCATTTAAGTGTactgaatgtggaaaagccttcagcCTAATTTCACAACTTAATCTTCATCAGAGAATTCATTCTGAAGAGAAtccctataaatgtaatgaatgtgggaaagccttcactGTCAGATCACGGCTTGctgaacatcaaagaattcatgcTGGTgaaaaaccttataaatgtaatgagtGTGGAAAAGCCTTTACCAAGCGGGCAAACCTTACTCAACACCAGCATACTCATGTTGGGGAAAAACCatttaaatgtaatgaatgtacAAAAGCCTTTAGCTATATTTCACAATTTAATCTTCATCAAAGAATACACTCTGGAGAGAAGCCATATAAATGCagtgaatgtggaaaagctttcagcAAGCGAGCAAATCTTAAtcaacatcagaaaattcattctggagagaaaccctttcaatgtagtgaatgtgggaaagcctttaccATCAAGTCTCGCCTTACTCAGCATTATAGAATACACTccggagagaaaccttataaatgtaatccATTGGGGAACACCTTCACCATCGGGTCATGCCTTAATGAACATCAAAAAATTCATACTGAAGATAAACTTTATGAATTTGGGAAAGCCTTCCCCACCAGGTCACATCTTACTTAA